The Antarcticibacterium flavum genome contains the following window.
CCCATAGACACTCCTGTAGTCAAGGGAATTCCTGTTGGCATAGCCTTCAAATTTCCCGTAGCCTTCAATTTGAAAGAATTCGGTGCGGCGAAATAATCTGTGATATGGAATATATTTGTATTTTCCTTCCTGGATGAATTTCGCTACCCCTCCCTGGCCAGCAACCACTACATTACGGGGGTTCCAGGTGAATTTGTAATTCCAGAGGTTGGTGTCACTCTCTGGCGCTACCAGCCCACCGGTAAAGGATTCGAACATGAGCATTTTCCCGCCTTTATCCCTTATTCGATCTATAACCTGCATTGCGCTCATATGGTCTATCCCGGGGTCAACCCCAATTTCATTCATGAAAATAAGGTTCTTTTCCTTTACTACGGGATCCAGGGCTTTCATCTCCTTGCTTACATAAGATGCTGTAACCAGGTTTTTTCCAAATTTGACACAATCTTTTGCCACCTCAACATGAAAACGTGCAGGAAGCATGGAAATAACAAGGTGAGTATTCTTTACAGCCTCCGCTCTGCTTTCAGCATTAAAGATATCCAGCGCAAGTGGTTTTGCCCTGGGGTGGCTCCCGGCAATTTTTTTTGCCTGGCTCTCATCCTTATCGGCTATGGTGAGAAATATATTTTCTTTTTCAGATTTTTCTAGTAAATAGGTAATTAAGACTGAGGTGGATTTTCCGGCTCCAATGACCAGTATATGACGCATATTAAATTTTTCTTAATTAATTTTGTAGGCTTGGTTACACGAATGTAATTAAATGTTTACACTTAAAAAACTTGAAATGAGCAGAAGATTCTATATTGCAGGACTGGTTTTTGGCGTGGTTGCGGTTATACTTGGAGCCTTTGCTGCTCATGGCCTTAAACCGCTGCTAACTGTAGATGCGATGCTTACATTTGAGACCGGCGTACGGTACCAAATGTATCACGCTTTGCTCTTTTTATTAATTGGCAATATGAGAGTAAATCCTGCGCCGGTTTTTAAGTGGATATTTTACCTTCTTATAATTGGTATTTTTTTCTTCTCGGGTTCCATTTATTTGCTGGCTACCAATGACCTGACAAGCTGGAATTTTAAGTTCTTAGGGCCCGTAACTCCTGTGGGTGGCAGTTTGTTAATCTTTTGTTGGATTCTTTTACTGTCCTACTTTATAAAGTTAAAAAACAAATAAAAACGAAAATTTTCGACGGCATTAAGTATAAGATTCTATACTTTTGTAGGCCTAAACAAACACACAACCTAAACTTTTATGTTGGCAAATAAACAAATTACGAAATCGATTTCGTTAGAAGATTATGGGATCACTGATGCGCAGGTGCACTATCAACTCCCACCCGAAGAGCTTCACAGGATCACAATTGAGAAGGAGCAGGGTGTTGAGGTAAATTCTGGAGCACTTGCAGTGAACACCGGGGAATTTACAGGAAGATCGCCAAAAGACAGGTTTCTTGTAAAAGATGATGAAACGAGGGACAGAGTATGGTGGGGAGATATAAATATTCCTTTTGATCCAGATAAGTTTGATGCGCTATATGATAAGGTAGTTGAATACCTTTCAGGCAAGGAAGTTTTCGTAAGGGACTCATATGCCTGTGCCGATGAAAATTACAAAACAAATATTCGCGTAGTTAATGAGTATCCCTGGTCCAATTTGTTCGCCTATAACATGTTCCTAAGGCCTACGGAGGAGGAATTGAAGAATTTTAAGGAAGACTGGATAGTTATCAATGCTCCCGGCTTCAAGGCAGATCCCGATGTGGACGGTACAAGACAGGGAAATTTCTCTATTCTTAATTTTACAAAAAAAATTGCGCTTGTTGGGGGTAGCGGTTATACCGGAGAGATAAAAAAGGGAATTTTTTCTGCTCTTAATTTTATACTGCCGGTGCATAAAGATACCTTACCAATGCACTGCTCGGCCAATATTGGACCCGGGGAGGATACCGCTATTTTCTTCGGACTTTCGGGAACAGGAAAAACCACACTTTCTGCAGATCCTAAGAGACGATTAATAGGGGATGATGAACATGGCTGGACAAAAGAAAACACCATTTTTAATTTTGAAGGTGGATGCTATGCCAAGGTAATAAACCTAACAGAAGAAAATGAACCCGATATTTACAGGGCGATCAAACCGGGAGCAATCCTGGAAAATGTAATTATTGATGAGCATGGGGATGTAGATTTTGAAAATACTTCCATTACTCCAAATACAAGAGTAAGTTACCCAATCCATCATATTGACAATATTGTTACTCCTTCTATTGGTGAAAACCCTAAGAATATTTTCTTCCTTACAGCCGATGCTTTTGGAGTATTGCCTCCAATAAGTAAACTTACACCGGGACAGGCCGCCTATCATTTTATAAGTGGATACACTGCTAAAGTTGCAGGAACAGAGGCAGGAGTAGATGAACCACAACCCAACTTCTCTGCTTGCTTTGGGGCTCCGTTTATGCCACTTCATCCAACTGTTTACGGGGAGATGTTAAGCAAGAAAATGAAAGATGCAGGGGTGAATGTTTGGCTGGTCAATACCGGGTGGACCGGTGGGCCATATGGAACAGGAAGCAGAATGAAATTAAAGTACACCAGGGCAATGATAGATGCTGCGCTTGAAGGTAATCTTAATGAGGTAGAATTCACTACCCACCCAATTTTTGGGTTGAAGATGCCTGTAGATTGTCCAAATGTGCCAAACGAGATATTAAACCCAAGGGAAACCTGGAGTGATAAGGAGGCTTATGATGCAAAAGCAAATAAGCTTGCCAATTCCTTTAAAAGCAATTTTTCCAAATTTGAGGAAAACGCAAATGAAGAGATCCTTTCCGGAGGTCCTTTAGTATAAGTTATTACCTGATGTTCAATTGATCCGGTTCTCTTTTGGGGGCCGGATCTTTTTTATTCCCGTGAATAGTACCTTATTTCTTCCTGGGTGCCGTCACCATCGTGATTGTCGGTGTAAATTAATTCCATGGAATTTGTGTCCAGTCGGGCAATTTCCATAGAATACTCCCGGTCATTAGCATCGGTTAGTGTAAGTGTGTAGCCTGTGACATTAAAAGTTCCCAAATGGTCTATACGTTCTTCGCAGCTGGTTATATTTACATAGGTTATTTTATTATCCACTAAAAACTCCAGGAAATCCCTGCCGCATTCTTCATTTCCTGCATAGGGATAGGTCACGCCTTTATATAAAGTTTCTACTGGATACCATTTCCCAATGATGGCTTGCCTAAACTCAGGATCGGGATAATCCAGTTCGCTTGTCGGGCCGGAGCAGTTCATCATACCTGCACACAGGATCACGATTAGAATGATTAAAGTTTTCATATTCTTAGTTCATTTTGCATTACTATAGTAATATTAGAATAAGAATAGCAGAAAAAATTTAAGGGAATGTGAAGTCTCTCCTGGTACAGGTTAAGCTTTCCTTTTTTAAGTAGGGGGAATGTTAGCTAAATATAAAGAGCTGGTTAAGGGAAGGATACAGGAATGTAAACATGGCCCCTTTATAAAAAGCGAAAGCCGGCAAATTCGTTACAATTTTACCGGCTTTCAAAATTACAATGTAGGGAAGTTAATCTTTATTTCTTGTTGGCCTCTTTAATATATTTTTGAAGGGCCATGGTCATTGACGGTGTCTCGGGTGTTGGTGCCATAATATTTACAACAA
Protein-coding sequences here:
- a CDS encoding saccharopine dehydrogenase family protein, giving the protein MRHILVIGAGKSTSVLITYLLEKSEKENIFLTIADKDESQAKKIAGSHPRAKPLALDIFNAESRAEAVKNTHLVISMLPARFHVEVAKDCVKFGKNLVTASYVSKEMKALDPVVKEKNLIFMNEIGVDPGIDHMSAMQVIDRIRDKGGKMLMFESFTGGLVAPESDTNLWNYKFTWNPRNVVVAGQGGVAKFIQEGKYKYIPYHRLFRRTEFFQIEGYGKFEGYANRNSLDYRSVYGLEDIHTLYRGTIRRVGFSRAWNMFVQLGMTDDTYELEDSENMSYRDFVNSFLPYSPTDSVELKLRHNLKIDQDDIMWEKLLELDLFNAEKKLGIANATPAQALQKILEEKWSLAEDDKDMIVMYHKFGYELNGEKKQIDSTMVHIGEDQQKTAMAKTVGLPVAIAALAILNEKIVTPGVQVPITKEVYEPILKELETNGIVFKETQTEYLGYNPLGEVGN
- a CDS encoding DUF423 domain-containing protein, which produces MSRRFYIAGLVFGVVAVILGAFAAHGLKPLLTVDAMLTFETGVRYQMYHALLFLLIGNMRVNPAPVFKWIFYLLIIGIFFFSGSIYLLATNDLTSWNFKFLGPVTPVGGSLLIFCWILLLSYFIKLKNK
- the pckA gene encoding phosphoenolpyruvate carboxykinase (ATP) — its product is MLANKQITKSISLEDYGITDAQVHYQLPPEELHRITIEKEQGVEVNSGALAVNTGEFTGRSPKDRFLVKDDETRDRVWWGDINIPFDPDKFDALYDKVVEYLSGKEVFVRDSYACADENYKTNIRVVNEYPWSNLFAYNMFLRPTEEELKNFKEDWIVINAPGFKADPDVDGTRQGNFSILNFTKKIALVGGSGYTGEIKKGIFSALNFILPVHKDTLPMHCSANIGPGEDTAIFFGLSGTGKTTLSADPKRRLIGDDEHGWTKENTIFNFEGGCYAKVINLTEENEPDIYRAIKPGAILENVIIDEHGDVDFENTSITPNTRVSYPIHHIDNIVTPSIGENPKNIFFLTADAFGVLPPISKLTPGQAAYHFISGYTAKVAGTEAGVDEPQPNFSACFGAPFMPLHPTVYGEMLSKKMKDAGVNVWLVNTGWTGGPYGTGSRMKLKYTRAMIDAALEGNLNEVEFTTHPIFGLKMPVDCPNVPNEILNPRETWSDKEAYDAKANKLANSFKSNFSKFEENANEEILSGGPLV
- a CDS encoding lipocalin-like domain-containing protein encodes the protein MKTLIILIVILCAGMMNCSGPTSELDYPDPEFRQAIIGKWYPVETLYKGVTYPYAGNEECGRDFLEFLVDNKITYVNITSCEERIDHLGTFNVTGYTLTLTDANDREYSMEIARLDTNSMELIYTDNHDGDGTQEEIRYYSRE